One segment of Paenibacillus rhizovicinus DNA contains the following:
- a CDS encoding helix-turn-helix domain-containing protein has product MDYPLQVGFYHYSVNKSRFVLPIGRDDDHWLLFALAHGHFRYRIGGFDGTAVPGDVLVCPPGTDVRREALAPLALHYAGVRLTSEEAVFPSLHLNGNGGPYRFAIRDTSRHYANLRRIAAVSGRRDGMSALRLCHGLSDLWLQLQEELEDRLQAAAAPPDSAMQAIRREIEARAFEDGRLQDIAAAANMSRTVMTKRFKSAYGMTPQQHVNALRLSRAKQLLIHTDYTLDHIAGLCGYDSGSYLSRIFNSLDGARPSEYRRQNRI; this is encoded by the coding sequence ATGGATTACCCGCTGCAGGTCGGCTTTTACCATTACTCGGTCAACAAATCCCGCTTCGTTCTGCCGATCGGGCGGGATGACGACCATTGGCTGCTCTTCGCCCTCGCCCACGGGCATTTCCGTTATCGGATCGGAGGCTTCGACGGGACCGCCGTTCCAGGCGATGTGCTCGTCTGTCCGCCGGGCACCGACGTCAGGCGGGAGGCGCTCGCCCCGCTCGCGCTCCATTACGCGGGCGTGCGATTAACGTCCGAGGAAGCCGTGTTCCCGTCGCTGCACCTGAATGGCAACGGCGGTCCGTATCGCTTCGCAATCCGGGACACCTCGCGCCACTATGCCAACCTGCGCCGTATCGCGGCGGTCTCCGGCAGGCGGGACGGCATGTCCGCGCTGCGGCTATGCCACGGCCTGAGCGATCTGTGGCTTCAGCTCCAGGAAGAGCTCGAAGACCGGCTGCAAGCTGCCGCCGCTCCGCCCGATTCCGCCATGCAGGCCATACGCCGGGAGATCGAAGCCCGCGCCTTCGAAGATGGCCGGCTGCAGGACATTGCCGCCGCGGCGAATATGAGCCGTACCGTCATGACCAAGCGGTTCAAGTCGGCTTACGGGATGACGCCGCAGCAGCATGTGAATGCGCTGCGGCTAAGCCGGGCCAAGCAGCTGCTCATTCATACGGACTACACGCTCGATCATATCGCCGGACTGTGCGGCTATGACAGCGGCTCTTATCTTAGCCGGATTTTCAATAGTCTGGATGGCGCCCGCCCCTCCGAATACCGCAGGCAGAACCGGATATAG
- a CDS encoding MFS transporter has product MQSSAQSPSKLYYGWIVVLVAFVTLLVSAGIRSMPSIFMVPFETEFGWERSGISGVISVGIFLYGLVGPFSAALLAKFGIRRMMVISLIILAGSLAVTPLMTQLWQYQLLWGVVSGLATGMMANVLGVTVASRWFVQRRGLVVGVLTASAATGQLLFLPLLARITVHEGWRYAVYTAVAVVLALAVVVAIFMRNHPYDVGAAAYGTEEVVKPDPFRGSIFLTPLLTLRDAMKNKTFWLLAGTFFFCGFSTNGLIGTHLIAACGDHGIEEVTAAGLLAFMGIFDLFGTTMSGWFTDRFDSRKLLFWYYGLRGLSLIFLPYALNATPTMLIVFSVFYGLDWIATVPPTVKLAAQEFGKERAGMVFGWVVVFHQIGASTAAYGAGLVRQITGTYSTTFVTAGFICLIAALMALRIAKKAAVVRAQA; this is encoded by the coding sequence ATGCAATCATCTGCCCAATCCCCATCCAAGCTCTATTACGGCTGGATCGTCGTACTGGTGGCGTTCGTGACGCTGCTTGTCTCCGCGGGCATCCGGTCCATGCCGAGCATCTTCATGGTCCCGTTCGAAACGGAATTCGGCTGGGAACGCAGCGGAATATCCGGCGTCATCTCGGTCGGCATCTTCCTCTACGGCTTGGTCGGGCCGTTCTCGGCGGCGCTGCTGGCGAAGTTCGGCATCCGCAGGATGATGGTCATCTCGCTGATCATTTTGGCGGGCAGCCTGGCGGTCACGCCGCTGATGACGCAGCTCTGGCAATACCAGCTGCTCTGGGGCGTCGTGTCCGGACTGGCCACGGGCATGATGGCGAACGTGCTCGGCGTCACCGTCGCCAGCCGCTGGTTCGTGCAGCGCAGAGGCTTGGTCGTGGGCGTTCTGACCGCAAGCGCGGCGACCGGCCAGCTGCTCTTCCTGCCGCTGCTGGCTCGGATTACGGTCCATGAAGGCTGGCGCTACGCGGTATACACGGCTGTCGCCGTCGTTCTTGCCTTGGCTGTCGTCGTGGCGATCTTCATGCGCAACCATCCGTATGACGTAGGCGCAGCCGCCTACGGAACGGAGGAGGTCGTGAAGCCGGATCCGTTCCGGGGCAGCATTTTCTTAACGCCGCTCCTGACGCTTCGCGATGCGATGAAGAACAAAACCTTCTGGCTGCTGGCCGGAACGTTCTTCTTCTGCGGGTTCTCGACGAACGGTCTCATCGGCACGCATTTGATCGCCGCCTGCGGCGACCATGGCATCGAAGAAGTGACGGCTGCCGGGTTGCTCGCGTTCATGGGGATCTTCGATTTGTTCGGCACGACGATGTCGGGCTGGTTCACGGACCGTTTCGACTCCCGCAAGCTGCTCTTCTGGTACTACGGGCTGCGCGGTTTATCGCTTATCTTCCTGCCTTACGCGCTCAATGCGACGCCAACGATGCTCATCGTATTCTCGGTGTTCTACGGGTTGGATTGGATCGCGACCGTGCCGCCGACCGTCAAACTCGCGGCTCAGGAATTCGGCAAAGAGCGGGCGGGCATGGTGTTCGGCTGGGTCGTCGTATTCCATCAGATCGGCGCATCGACGGCGGCGTACGGCGCAGGATTGGTCCGGCAAATAACCGGCACGTATTCCACGACGTTCGTGACGGCCGGCTTCATCTGCCTGATCGCCGCGCTCATGGCGCTGCGGATCGCGAAGAAAGCCGCGGTTGTGCGGGCGCAGGCTTGA
- a CDS encoding spore germination protein, with protein MPKKKDDTPDHSQINSLPPEAPLDTKLHNNVSKIQEALDNSSDLIVHIINHSGLPSALALIYIDGMSKSQQINEHILEPLSTSTSKSDSTTETLNLHLKQVIAISNMQETNTLQAILFSLVSGKTVIVIDGDSNALILDTKQIESRSISEPTTQTVIRGPKDCFTENLRTNTSLVRARIQSPKLRLEQMRIGNVTQTAVEIMYVKEIADEAIVKEVRQRLQKINIDGVLESAYIESMIQDGQRSPFPTVLNTERPDIVAGNLLEGRIALFISGTPFVLIVPVTFTQFFQSPEDYYQNPYIGSMLRFLRLVAFLLALYAPSLYVAMITFHQALVPTVLLVSIAAQKEAVPFPAIVEALIMEVTFEVLREAGIRMPRAVGPALSIVGALILGQAAVDAGFVSAAMVIIVAITAIASFALPYYNIGITARMLRFLLLVVASYCGLYGLLIVTLIASMHMCGLRSFGVPYLAPMAPFRLREQKDMLLRFPIQSLSAPDLNSKHNE; from the coding sequence ATGCCGAAAAAAAAAGATGATACTCCCGATCATAGTCAAATTAATTCCTTGCCTCCCGAAGCGCCGCTCGATACCAAGCTTCATAACAATGTCTCTAAAATCCAAGAGGCTCTAGACAATAGCTCTGATTTGATCGTTCACATCATTAATCACTCTGGTCTCCCGAGTGCGCTGGCATTAATCTATATCGACGGAATGTCGAAATCGCAACAGATTAACGAGCATATATTGGAACCCCTTTCCACATCCACATCCAAATCCGACTCGACTACCGAAACGCTAAACCTTCATTTGAAGCAGGTCATCGCGATTTCGAATATGCAGGAAACGAATACTTTACAGGCAATCCTTTTCTCCCTTGTATCCGGAAAAACTGTGATTGTGATTGATGGCGATTCAAATGCTCTTATCCTGGATACCAAACAAATTGAATCACGCAGCATCTCCGAACCGACCACGCAAACGGTCATACGCGGCCCCAAAGACTGCTTTACTGAGAATCTCAGGACCAATACATCCTTGGTGCGGGCGCGTATTCAAAGTCCGAAACTTCGGCTTGAACAGATGAGGATCGGGAACGTGACGCAGACGGCCGTCGAAATTATGTACGTGAAAGAGATTGCGGACGAAGCCATCGTCAAGGAAGTCAGGCAGAGGCTTCAAAAAATCAATATCGACGGCGTGCTTGAATCGGCATACATCGAAAGCATGATCCAAGACGGACAACGATCACCTTTTCCGACCGTGCTAAATACGGAGCGTCCGGATATCGTGGCTGGTAATTTGCTTGAAGGACGCATCGCTCTTTTTATTAGCGGTACGCCTTTCGTGCTCATCGTACCCGTTACGTTTACGCAGTTCTTTCAGTCCCCGGAGGATTATTACCAGAATCCATATATAGGAAGCATGCTGAGGTTTTTACGTCTAGTGGCGTTCCTTCTCGCGCTTTACGCACCTTCTTTATATGTCGCCATGATTACATTTCACCAGGCGCTCGTGCCAACCGTTTTATTGGTCAGCATCGCTGCGCAAAAGGAGGCCGTGCCTTTTCCGGCGATTGTAGAAGCGCTAATTATGGAAGTCACCTTTGAGGTGTTGCGGGAAGCCGGAATTCGCATGCCGAGAGCCGTTGGTCCGGCTCTCTCCATTGTCGGAGCACTCATCTTGGGACAAGCAGCCGTAGATGCGGGATTCGTTTCAGCGGCGATGGTGATCATCGTTGCAATCACCGCCATCGCCAGCTTCGCACTCCCCTACTACAATATCGGCATCACGGCGCGCATGCTCCGTTTCCTGCTTCTAGTCGTCGCATCCTATTGCGGCCTGTACGGTCTCTTGATCGTGACGCTTATCGCGAGCATGCACATGTGCGGTCTTCGGTCGTTCGGCGTTCCTTACCTCGCTCCCATGGCTCCATTCAGACTTCGCGAACAGAAGGACATGCTGCTGCGCTTCCCGATTCAAAGCCTGTCGGCACCTGACCTTAATAGTAAACACAACGAATAA
- a CDS encoding Ger(x)C family spore germination protein, with translation MIMMVLFATITGCSNYKELNELSIVLGLGIDYLPDKDMYEVTYQVVNPIENAAKSTGSGTTPVIDFTTTGKTLSEAAFNHANVFSRRNIYSHVQVVVIGEELARKESLNFIFDIFERDANVKVNIPVLVARNSNVKTLLDTLVSIDKIPVRTLEGKLENASLILGEHGDTKIYDVIEDLTNLGSEPAISGITVVGNKKTGITKKNLESMEKTYVALNGIGVFRKGILVGWMDGQKTKSLQIIGNKIKKTFLRIPCDKKHYNTVVINRLRSRSRVDITNNHTEISVEVKAYGFISELLCNKDISKREVLEEYEDKAAQELELEIKEGIRAAQRMKSDVFGFGEILHYSHLRKWNDHSEQWNEVFSQANVTVHASIDIEGVGMRVKPYPY, from the coding sequence ATGATCATGATGGTATTGTTCGCCACCATCACAGGGTGCTCGAATTACAAAGAATTAAATGAACTTTCCATTGTCCTTGGTTTAGGAATTGATTATCTTCCCGATAAAGACATGTATGAGGTCACGTACCAGGTGGTGAATCCGATCGAGAATGCCGCAAAAAGTACGGGCTCTGGAACTACGCCCGTCATCGATTTTACAACGACCGGAAAGACGTTGTCCGAAGCGGCATTTAATCATGCAAATGTTTTTTCGAGGAGAAATATTTATTCTCACGTTCAAGTCGTCGTAATTGGCGAGGAATTGGCGAGAAAGGAAAGTTTAAACTTCATATTCGATATCTTTGAGCGGGATGCCAATGTGAAAGTGAATATTCCGGTTTTGGTCGCCCGGAATTCGAATGTGAAAACCCTCTTGGATACCCTTGTCTCCATCGATAAAATCCCCGTTCGCACACTGGAGGGCAAATTGGAGAACGCTTCCCTCATTCTAGGGGAACATGGCGACACCAAAATCTACGATGTCATTGAGGACCTGACGAACTTGGGCTCCGAACCGGCCATAAGCGGGATAACCGTCGTCGGCAACAAAAAGACCGGCATTACCAAAAAGAACTTGGAAAGCATGGAGAAGACCTACGTCGCGCTAAACGGAATTGGAGTCTTTAGAAAGGGAATACTCGTCGGATGGATGGATGGGCAGAAAACAAAGTCGCTGCAAATCATAGGCAACAAAATAAAGAAAACATTCCTGAGGATTCCATGTGACAAGAAGCACTATAACACGGTTGTCATTAATCGGCTTCGCAGTCGTTCTCGTGTCGATATCACGAATAATCATACCGAAATTTCCGTTGAGGTCAAGGCTTACGGATTTATCAGCGAATTGCTTTGTAACAAGGACATAAGCAAGCGCGAAGTGCTTGAGGAATATGAAGACAAGGCAGCTCAGGAGCTGGAGCTGGAAATCAAAGAAGGCATTAGGGCAGCGCAAAGAATGAAGAGTGACGTGTTCGGCTTTGGAGAAATCCTGCACTATTCCCATCTCCGCAAATGGAACGACCACAGTGAGCAATGGAATGAGGTATTTTCGCAGGCGAATGTAACCGTTCACGCGAGTATCGATATCGAAGGGGTAGGAATGAGAGTCAAGCCATATCCCTATTGA
- a CDS encoding GerAB/ArcD/ProY family transporter, translating to MNQEKINGFQLFSVIFLFELGSAILVGLAADAQQDAWMSVILATGLGCILYLVYTKLARMYPSKNLIQYLQSILGTFPGWLIGLAYVVYFIYIASRVLRDFEELLVITDYRSSTLLTIGIIMVICVMYAAYQGLEVFFRIAELCFFIIVFMLLSLVIFEIASQIMKWHHFLPVLEHGWRPVFKSVFPSTLTFPFGELIAFTMLLPSLNKQDRAKKAGLIAIALSGLFLTLFTIMNIAILGANVIERSAFPFLTAGGYIDISHFVQRLDIVVIICMVILGFVKIAVYFYCAMIGTAQLFKMKDRKKTIYPIGVSVLISSLIIAPTYIHHIYEGVKIVPYYLHLPLQIAVPVLLLIIGWIRQKT from the coding sequence ATGAATCAGGAAAAAATAAATGGGTTTCAGTTGTTTAGTGTCATATTTTTATTCGAGCTTGGAAGCGCCATTCTGGTCGGATTGGCCGCAGACGCTCAACAGGACGCTTGGATGTCGGTTATATTGGCAACGGGTTTGGGCTGTATCCTGTATTTGGTGTATACGAAGCTGGCACGTATGTACCCCTCAAAGAATTTGATTCAATATCTACAAAGCATTCTTGGTACGTTTCCAGGCTGGTTGATCGGTCTTGCATACGTCGTTTATTTCATTTACATCGCATCCCGCGTCTTGCGCGACTTCGAGGAACTGCTCGTGATTACCGATTATCGGTCGAGCACTCTCTTGACCATCGGCATCATTATGGTGATTTGTGTCATGTATGCGGCCTATCAAGGACTGGAAGTTTTTTTCCGCATAGCGGAGCTTTGTTTTTTTATCATTGTGTTCATGCTGCTTTCCTTGGTGATTTTTGAAATAGCAAGCCAAATTATGAAATGGCATCATTTTCTCCCGGTATTAGAACATGGCTGGCGCCCCGTTTTCAAAAGCGTATTTCCAAGTACGTTGACGTTTCCGTTCGGAGAATTGATAGCCTTTACGATGCTATTGCCTTCCCTGAACAAACAGGATCGGGCCAAGAAGGCGGGCCTGATTGCAATTGCTTTGAGCGGACTATTCCTGACATTATTTACGATTATGAACATTGCCATTCTAGGCGCCAACGTGATCGAACGGTCGGCTTTCCCTTTCTTGACCGCTGGAGGCTACATCGATATTTCTCATTTCGTACAACGGCTTGATATCGTGGTGATTATCTGCATGGTCATTTTGGGATTCGTGAAAATCGCGGTCTATTTCTACTGCGCAATGATCGGCACAGCTCAATTGTTCAAGATGAAAGATCGAAAGAAAACGATTTATCCAATCGGGGTGTCGGTACTAATCAGCTCGCTTATCATTGCGCCTACGTATATTCATCACATCTACGAAGGGGTTAAGATCGTGCCCTACTATTTGCATCTTCCTCTGCAAATCGCAGTTCCGGTCCTATTACTGATTATCGGCTGGATCAGACAAAAGACATAA
- a CDS encoding stalk domain-containing protein: protein MVKMKKALAVSVLSVALLIPGIAQAQEMGSMEPKSDTMMEQSAMMDMKELVPLRMFADTLGYSIMWNKDDRSITLTYMGMNMGMSSMMGAVEDMQMSNQPQMSMDDRYTIKLMLDSKVIMVGMDKKMLKQSPMLMHGSVYISKDIVTSYLLAPFMMK from the coding sequence ATGGTAAAAATGAAAAAAGCACTCGCTGTATCCGTTCTTTCCGTGGCACTTCTTATTCCAGGCATTGCCCAAGCCCAGGAAATGGGGTCGATGGAACCAAAGTCGGACACAATGATGGAGCAAAGCGCAATGATGGATATGAAAGAACTCGTGCCTTTGAGGATGTTTGCCGATACCCTTGGCTATTCGATCATGTGGAACAAGGATGATCGATCCATCACGTTAACGTACATGGGCATGAACATGGGGATGAGTAGTATGATGGGAGCGGTCGAAGATATGCAAATGTCCAATCAACCTCAAATGTCGATGGATGATAGGTATACGATTAAATTGATGCTGGATTCCAAAGTAATCATGGTCGGGATGGACAAGAAGATGCTGAAACAGAGTCCAATGCTAATGCACGGAAGCGTGTATATAAGCAAAGACATTGTAACCTCGTATTTGCTTGCTCCCTTTATGATGAAGTAA
- a CDS encoding HAMP domain-containing sensor histidine kinase produces the protein MFVIYRYMLLSWNEYRIITCITIGAAAISFVVHFLLTRPLAQWLRVLATGTERVASGDFNIDVPQIGPQEFQQLADQFNQMSGRLRDMFEKLRVSEEARSELVANVSHDLRTPMASIQSFVEALQDDVIQDQETFNRYLQTIRLETRKLNGLIEDLFQLSRLHAGAIELHQHTVAVDSLFVEVLHSHYMLLRETGLEVEVRVPDDIGSIWIDEFEIKRALGNLLQNAIQYAPVASTILFEARPSTGDFVELSLRDEGPGIDENDLKRVFDRFYRSDPSRGREGGGAGLGLAIVQSIVERHGGKVGVDSRIGEGSRFWFTVPLNRHGLS, from the coding sequence GTGTTTGTCATCTATCGTTACATGCTGTTATCTTGGAACGAATATCGAATTATAACCTGCATCACAATTGGGGCGGCTGCCATTTCGTTCGTTGTACACTTTCTTCTGACACGGCCGCTGGCCCAATGGCTTCGAGTATTGGCGACCGGTACGGAGCGCGTCGCCAGTGGTGATTTCAATATCGACGTGCCGCAAATCGGACCGCAGGAGTTTCAACAATTAGCCGATCAATTTAATCAAATGTCCGGCAGGCTGCGCGACATGTTCGAAAAGCTGCGCGTTTCCGAAGAAGCTCGATCAGAGCTCGTTGCGAACGTGTCACATGACCTGCGTACCCCGATGGCATCCATTCAATCGTTCGTAGAGGCATTGCAGGATGATGTCATTCAAGACCAGGAGACATTCAATCGCTATCTGCAGACCATCCGTCTCGAAACGCGTAAATTGAATGGGTTGATCGAGGACTTGTTTCAGCTGTCTCGGCTTCATGCTGGAGCAATTGAACTTCATCAGCACACCGTTGCGGTGGATAGCCTATTCGTGGAAGTTTTGCATAGCCATTATATGCTGTTGAGGGAGACAGGTCTTGAGGTCGAAGTACGAGTGCCTGACGACATCGGAAGTATATGGATCGATGAATTCGAAATCAAACGGGCGCTTGGCAATTTGCTTCAAAACGCCATTCAGTACGCGCCAGTCGCTTCGACGATTCTGTTTGAGGCCAGACCATCAACCGGTGATTTCGTGGAGCTTTCGTTACGGGATGAAGGACCAGGCATTGATGAGAATGATTTGAAACGCGTGTTTGATCGATTTTATCGTTCAGACCCGTCGCGAGGCAGGGAAGGCGGCGGTGCAGGACTCGGCCTTGCGATCGTTCAATCAATCGTTGAGCGTCATGGCGGGAAAGTCGGCGTAGACAGCCGAATTGGTGAAGGAAGCCGATTTTGGTTTACGGTTCCTCTGAACAGACACGGATTAAGTTAA
- a CDS encoding response regulator transcription factor, whose protein sequence is MSIKILIADDESNIRDVCTRYLEREGYEVITAGDGEEALRIWAQSSPDLLILDVMMPKANGFQVCEDIRNKHDVPIILLTARGEENDRIIGLTMGADDYITKPFSPRELVLRVKSILRRLHTNKSTMNEAQMEKETISFPGLIIHLPSRTVETDGVKIDLTVKEFELLTLLATHPEQAFSRSQLLNKVWDVDYYGDMTTVTVHIRRLREKIEANPSEPTFIKTVWGIGYKFEGRESK, encoded by the coding sequence TTGTCCATCAAAATATTGATTGCAGATGACGAATCCAATATCAGAGACGTTTGTACCCGATATCTGGAGCGAGAGGGATATGAAGTAATCACAGCGGGTGACGGCGAAGAAGCACTTCGAATCTGGGCGCAATCGTCGCCCGATCTCCTGATTCTTGACGTGATGATGCCGAAAGCAAACGGCTTCCAAGTGTGCGAGGACATTCGCAACAAGCATGATGTACCCATTATTCTGCTTACCGCACGAGGCGAGGAGAACGATCGCATCATTGGGCTTACAATGGGGGCGGACGATTATATAACGAAACCTTTCAGCCCCAGGGAATTGGTGCTTAGGGTCAAGTCCATTCTTCGCAGGCTGCATACCAATAAGTCCACTATGAACGAAGCCCAAATGGAGAAAGAAACGATTTCATTTCCGGGACTCATTATTCATTTGCCCAGCAGAACCGTGGAAACGGATGGGGTTAAGATTGATTTAACCGTGAAAGAGTTCGAGCTGCTTACGTTACTCGCCACGCATCCAGAACAAGCGTTCTCGCGCAGCCAACTGCTGAACAAGGTGTGGGATGTCGATTATTATGGGGATATGACCACGGTAACCGTTCATATACGGCGCCTTCGGGAAAAGATCGAAGCTAATCCTTCCGAGCCGACCTTTATTAAAACGGTTTGGGGCATTGGCTACAAATTCGAAGGGCGTGAATCGAAGTGA
- a CDS encoding MarR family winged helix-turn-helix transcriptional regulator codes for MSQKELGYSADKDKTTITRIIDSLEQRNAIKRHKHPSDRRSFRIYLTQEGRELIQELQPIPDKVNKSACIGLSENEVLSFKQTLQTLQNQIIDETDRFKLSSTE; via the coding sequence ATGTCGCAGAAAGAGCTCGGATATTCGGCCGACAAAGATAAGACTACAATTACGCGCATTATCGATAGCCTGGAACAACGGAATGCGATTAAGCGTCATAAACATCCGTCTGACCGCCGCTCTTTTCGAATCTATTTAACACAGGAAGGAAGAGAGCTGATCCAGGAACTGCAGCCTATTCCGGACAAGGTGAACAAGTCTGCATGCATCGGGCTTTCGGAGAATGAAGTGCTATCATTTAAACAAACACTTCAAACTTTGCAAAACCAAATCATCGATGAAACAGACCGATTTAAGCTGTCGTCAACAGAATGA
- a CDS encoding TIR domain-containing protein, with product MRYELIREKMETCDALLLLGGVYPHYNDWISKEIMACKKEGDKPLIVVHKDQTLQISPVVRRYADRFVQWNKDELVAAFRDLLQ from the coding sequence ATGAGGTACGAGCTCATTCGAGAAAAAATGGAGACATGCGATGCACTTCTATTGCTCGGCGGCGTGTATCCGCACTATAACGATTGGATCAGCAAAGAAATCATGGCTTGCAAGAAGGAAGGCGATAAGCCGTTAATTGTCGTCCACAAGGATCAAACACTGCAAATTTCACCTGTCGTTAGAAGATATGCGGATCGTTTCGTACAGTGGAACAAGGATGAGTTAGTTGCCGCTTTTCGCGATCTCTTGCAATAA
- a CDS encoding spore germination protein gives MLESIREQLNHPSDLYGETLNNDLITMELCYFPSLCDQQLIKDGLLVPFTYRFDPVEFERMINSNPAFSKADQPELWTELLLKGTLLFKIHDQVYRYGVQKKWQDKPDTNQIEASLQGPQSALTEDLDMNISLCRLRYNEPTLCVEQHIIGQASKTRITVLYDKNLVNSNVLRLLYSRLPHVTLKILRAAGQLSQELSERKHRLFPTILQTERPDRIATMIERGKIALLMDGSRFALILPVRLFDFMHAMDDDYDVYWMSKFLILLRYFAMCLSVTLPSLYIAFVSYNPEVLRVQLTLSIAGSRVVVPYPSFIEVFVMMFMIEALYEASLRLPRYIGSTATTVGGLILGQAIQQAGLVSSIMIIVTSAVAISNFVIPNNGFGNSIRFIKYIFVFISIFYGLIGVVICFVALIIYWCNLRSFGQPYLALFIPKNEAAAHHHREER, from the coding sequence ATGCTCGAATCCATTCGTGAACAGTTGAATCATCCTTCTGACTTATATGGCGAGACTCTCAATAACGACTTGATTACGATGGAACTTTGCTATTTTCCATCCTTATGCGATCAGCAACTGATTAAAGACGGACTGCTAGTCCCTTTCACTTATCGGTTCGACCCTGTGGAATTTGAACGGATGATCAATTCTAACCCCGCCTTCAGCAAGGCGGATCAACCCGAGTTGTGGACAGAGCTATTGCTTAAGGGCACACTCCTCTTCAAGATTCATGACCAGGTCTACCGTTATGGGGTTCAGAAAAAATGGCAAGATAAGCCGGACACCAATCAGATAGAAGCCTCGCTCCAAGGTCCGCAATCCGCGCTGACCGAGGATTTGGATATGAATATTAGTCTATGCCGGCTCCGTTACAATGAGCCCACGCTATGCGTAGAACAGCATATTATCGGTCAGGCATCCAAAACTAGAATTACCGTACTCTACGATAAAAACCTTGTGAACTCGAACGTACTGCGGCTCCTGTATAGTCGCCTGCCACATGTAACGCTCAAAATACTTCGCGCTGCTGGACAGCTCTCGCAGGAACTATCTGAACGGAAACATCGGCTGTTTCCCACCATACTGCAAACCGAAAGACCCGATAGGATCGCGACAATGATTGAACGAGGCAAAATCGCCCTTCTAATGGACGGCAGTCGTTTCGCGCTTATATTGCCTGTTAGACTGTTCGACTTCATGCATGCGATGGACGATGATTACGATGTGTATTGGATGAGTAAATTCCTGATCCTCTTGCGTTATTTCGCCATGTGCCTGTCCGTGACGCTGCCGTCGCTCTACATCGCTTTCGTTTCCTATAACCCCGAGGTACTCCGCGTTCAATTGACACTGTCGATTGCTGGCAGCAGAGTGGTTGTGCCTTATCCATCTTTCATTGAGGTATTCGTCATGATGTTCATGATCGAAGCGTTATACGAAGCAAGTTTGCGCCTGCCTCGCTACATCGGTTCTACGGCGACAACCGTCGGAGGGCTAATTCTGGGCCAAGCCATACAGCAAGCAGGATTGGTCAGCTCTATCATGATTATCGTTACCTCCGCCGTAGCCATCTCGAACTTTGTTATCCCAAACAACGGTTTCGGAAATTCCATCCGATTCATCAAATATATTTTTGTATTCATTTCCATATTCTACGGCCTGATTGGAGTCGTTATCTGTTTCGTCGCGCTTATTATTTATTGGTGCAATCTCCGCAGCTTCGGACAGCCTTACTTGGCACTATTCATACCAAAGAATGAAGCCGCCGCTCACCATCACAGAGAGGAACGATAA